The Phacochoerus africanus isolate WHEZ1 chromosome 9, ROS_Pafr_v1, whole genome shotgun sequence genomic sequence aaagggtgaggaaaaatatttcacgccaatagacaagacagaaaagcaggagtcgcaacactcatatcagacaaaatagactttaaaacaaaagacctacagaaagacaaagaaggacactacttgatgattaagggatccatccaaggagagggtgttactatcgtcaacatatatgccccaaatacaggagcacccagatacatacaacaaatataaacagacagaaagggagatattgatgagaacacaatcatagtaggagaccttaatacccccctcacatcaatggacagatcctctagacagaaaaccaataaagcaacagagatcctaaaggaaacaatagaaaagttagacttcattgatatcttcaggacactacatccaaaaaaagcagaatacacattcttctcaaatgctcatggaacattctcaagaatcgaccacatattgggacacaaagcgaatctcaataaatttaggagcatagaaattatctcaagtatcttctctgaccacaatgccatgaaattagaaaccaaccatgggaaaaggaaagagaaaaaacctactgcatggagactaaacaacatgctactaaaaaaccaatgggtcaatgaggaaatcaagaaggaaattaaaaactaccttgaaacaaatgataatgaagacacaaccgctcaaaatctatgggatgctgcgaaagcagggctcagagggaaatttatagcaatacaggcctttctcaaaaaagaagaaagatcccaaatggacaacttaaccctccatgtaaatgaattagaaaaagaagaacaaaaaaggcctaaagtcagcagaaggaaggaaattataaagatcaaagaagaaatccataaaatagagactcaaaaaacaatagagaaaattaataacaccaagagctggttctttgaaaaggtaaacaaaattgacaaccccctggccagactcactaaaaagaggagagaaagaacccaaataaccaaaagtataaatgaaaaaggagaaatcacaacggatacagcagaaatacaaaaaaccataagagaatactatgaacaactctacggcaacaagtttgacaatctggaagaaatggacaattttctagaatcttacagcctgccaaaactgaatcaagtagaaacagaccaactgaacagaccgatcgctagaaaggaaattgaagaggtcataaaatcactccctacaaagaaaagtccaggaccagatggcttcacaggtgaattctatcaaacatataaagaggaattggtgcccatcctccttaaactctttcaaaaggttgaagaagaaggaagactcccaaagacattctatgatgccaccatcaccctcattccaaaaccagacagagataccaccaaaaaagaaaactatcgcccaatatcattgatgaatatagatgcaaaaattctcaacaaaatcttagccaaccaaatccaacaacataccaaaaaaattatacaccatgaccaggtgggattcatcccaggttcacaaggatggttcaacattcgcaaatcaatcagcatcatacaccacattaacaaaagaaaagtcaaaatcatatgatcatctcaatagatgcagaaaaagcatttgacaaagtccaacatccattcatgatcaagaccctcgccaaagtgggtatagagggaacattcctgaatataatcaaagccatttatgagaaacccacagcaaatataatactccatggggaaaaactgaaagccttctcactccaatctggaacaagacagggatgcccactctcaccactgctcttcaacatcgttttggaagtcctagccacagcaattcgacaaaccaaagaaataaaaggcatccatataggaagagaagagagaaaactgtcactgtatgcagatgacatgatactacacacagaaaaccctaaggactcaaccccaaaactgcttgaactgattcataaattcagcaaagcagcaggatataagatgaacattcagaagtcagttgcatttctgtataccagcaaggaaatattagaaaaggaatacaaagatattatacctcttaaaattgcacctcacaaaatcaaatacctcggaatacacctgcccaaggaggtaaaggacctatatgccaagaactataaaactttaatcaaagaaatcaaagaagatgtaaagaaatggaaagatatgccatgttcctggattgggaaaatcaatattgtaaaaatggccatactacccaaagcaatctacagattcaatgcaatccctatcaaatgacccatgacatttttcacagaacgagaacaaacaatccaaacatttatagggaacaacaaaagacccagaatcgccaaagcaatcctgagaaacaaaaaccgagcaggaggcatcactctcccagacttcaagaaatactacaaagccacagtcatcaagacagtgtggtactgggatcaaaacagacagacagaccaatggagcagaagagagaatccggaaatgaaccctgacacctatgggcaattaatcttggacaagggaggcaagaacatcaaatgggaaaaagaaagtctattcaagcattgagaactttgtctacatactcatgttgcaacagaacaaagggtgggggaaaaatgtaattgtaatgtatacatgtaaggataacctgacccccttgctgtacagtgggaaaataaaacattacaaaaaaaaagtctattcagcaagcaatgctgggaaacctggacagctgcatgcaaagcactgaaactagaacacaccctcacaccatgcacaaaaataaactccaaatggctaaaagacttcaatatacgacaggacaccatcaaactcctagaagaaaacataggcaaaacactctctgacatcaacatcatgaatattttctcaggtcagtctcccaaagcaatagaaattagagcaaaaataaacccatgggacctcatcaaactgaaaagcttttgcacagcaaaggaaacccaaaagaaaacaaaaagacaacttacagaatgggagaaaatagtttcaaatgatgcaaccgacaagggcttaatctctagaatatataaacaacttatacaacccaacagcaaaaaaaccaatcaatcaatggaaaaatgggcaaaagacctgaataaacatttctccaaagaagatatacagatggccaacaaacacatgaaaaaatgctcaacatcgctggttataagagaaatgcaaatcaaaactaccatgagatatcacctcacaccagtcagaatggctatcattaataaatccacaaataacacgtgctggaggggctgtggagaaaagggaaccctcctgcactgttggtgggaatgtaaactggtacagccactatggagaacaatttggagataccttagaaatctatacatagaacttccatatgaccccgcaatcccactcttgggcatctatccggacaaaactctacttaaaagagacacgtgcacccacatgttcattgcagcactattcacaatagccaggacatggaaacaacccaaatgtccatcgacagatgattggattcggaagatgtggtgtatatacacaatggaatactactcagccatcaaaaagaatgacatcatgccatttgcagcaccatggatggagttagagaatcttatactgagtgaaatgagccagaaagacaaagacaaataccatatgatgtcactcataactggaatctaatatccagcacaaatgaacatctcctcagaaaagaaaatcatggacttggagaagagacttgtggcagcctgatgggagggggaggaggaggcagtgggagggatcgggaacttgggcttatcagacacaacttagaatagatttacaaggagatcctgctgaatagcattgagaactatgtctagatactcatgttgcaacagaagaaaggctgggggaaaaatgtaattgtaatgtatacatgtaaggataacctgacccccttgctgtacagtgggaaaataaaaaaaaaaaaaaaaacaaagaaaaaagtgaggaaaaaaaaagaaatctggaacAGAGGCATATATTCCAGGGTTCTTTGGAGATATATGGGAGTGGGCATATGAAGTCTTTTGTTCTTTGTATTACATGGTAACATCCACAAAATAGAATCTACCATAGAAAGGaattaaataacagaaaataaaattggccAGAAAATATTGTCAAGTTTCTGTCATATGCCTTTTTCTACTGCCTGTAATACTGGTACAGTGAGCACATGAATACAGTAGCCATGATAGCAGGGACGGAAGCTATGCACGGATTTAGCAGCATACACTGTAGACATTGCCAAGTATCCAATCTTCTATGTATATCTATCCTATTCTGCATTTAGGGACACAAGAAATACCATAGGGTAGGTCCACAAATCCATTGGACTAACTATAAATTGAACTTAGGCCAGTGCTCCATTTATTTCCTATCCTCAGTTCCCACTCTAACTGGGGGTCATGATGGCATCTTGTGTATCCTACCTGGCATGTGTCAACTAAGACTCCATATTGAATGACCCTCAAATTCTGGTCTCAATATTTGTCTCTCATCTTTGTAAATTAATCTGGTAAATGGCTTGAGGAAATACTTTGTGGAATATTTATTGTATATCCTTATAGTGGCAGTCCAAAATTCTTCCTTAAGGGATCCTCCATTCCCTTTAATTGATAGGATCTAGATCTGAGAACAGGCTTAGTTATGAAAACTGGGCAAAGATCATTACTTTTCTGTTGCAGCTTCCATTTCAccaactctgatttttttcctaaccaATCAAATCAACTAACTTTCTTATTCTGTCTAcatctgctctgatttttttcctaaccaATCAAATCAACTAACTTATTACGTCTACATCTGTCTTACCCCTAGAagaattatagtttattatattaGACACCACCATAGATCTTCGTGAAACAAGACACTCTTACTGTCCATTATGTTAATTTTATCTAGCTGGCTTTTGGTAGTTAAGAGCTGCCACCTGGACCCTGCTTATCTGGAGTCTTATCATAGGAATTCAGTAAGGAGCTAAGTTCTCTGAAAGCATCTGCTATTATCAATATTGGTCTGCAGAGGACATTAAGCTTCTCAAATATACTTTGCCTCGTCTACTGATACATTTTCTACTCTATTAATAGAGTGTGCCCTCAGGGACATCATAGGGAGTCTAGTTAGGTGATAGGTTCTCTGTACATAATAAATGCATTCCAATATTCCTAACTGTGATCCTTGTGACACTTTAATATTCTATcaaggcagctgcagcagctccattGCATTTACTGTAAATATAATtgtgttaaaattttaataagacgTCCTTGTAGTATATTAGAACAGAATCTAGTGTTCATTTCCAGGAGTTTAATTCCTAAGTCTTGGGAAAATGTTTTCATGTCTTAAACTTCCCCACATCCAGCTTTATATTCTGTTTCTCTCCTAAGAAAAGTTCCTGATAATACATGTTAGCCAGGTCCTACctgttttaaaaaagctatttctttttatagcagAGGCTGTAGTTATTGCTCTGAAGGTGGTGAGTTAGGGCAAGGAGAGATTGTGAGAAAAACTATACCATTTTTCAGAGAACATGTTTACATGATCTCCACGTAGAGGTGGCTTCTCTCCTCTAGCAAGAGGGAAAAAACTACTTCCAGTTTGCAAGGTTCAGAGAAATCTAGATATTCATGTTTCTGAGGTGCCACTGTACAGCTATCCATCATTACAGATGCAAATGTCTGACTCTTTCCCTTTTAGGATCCTGACTTTAATATAAACAGTCTGTTCATGTGCATTTTGTATCCTTTGAAATCTTGTGACCCTTATAATCATTTTAAGTGCTTTTCTCTATTCgggatataaaaatatctttaaatgctTTCATGGAGGCTTACTTACTGTTACAGCATTCCCTAGttagtggttctttttttctatttcttttatggtttttattttttccattatagttgatttacagtgttctgtccatttctattgtacagcaaagtgacacagtcatattcatgtacacacacacacacacacacacacacacacacacacacacacaaatatatattcctatcctccatcatgttccatcacaagtgactggatatagttctctctgctatacagcaggatctcattgcttatcaactctaaatgcaatagtttgtgtctattaattccagcctcccagtccatcccactccttccccctctcccttgacaaccaTAAGTCTGTCTTCCAACttaatgagtttcttttctgtggaaaggttgatTTGCGCagtatattccagatataagtgatatgatatggtatttgtctttctctttctgacttacttcacttagtatgagagtcgttactgcaaatggcattgttttgttctttttttttggctgagtagtattccattgtgtatatatactacatcttcttaatccattcctctgtcaatggacatttgtttccatgtcttggctattgtgaatagtgctgcagtgaacatgtgggtacatgtgtctttcaaggacagttttgtccagatatatgtccaagagtggtatttctaggtcatatggaaattctatattagttttctgaggtacctccatactgttttccatagtggatgtaccaatttacattcctaccaacagcataggagggtacccttttctccacaccctctccagcatttgttatttgtcgacctgttaacgatggccattctgacaggtgtgaggtgatacctcatagtagtgttgacttgcatttctctaataatcaatgatgttgagcaatttttcatgtgcttgttggccatctgtatgtctttggataaatgtctgttcaggtcttttgcccatttctcagtgggttgattttttttattgttgatttttaaaagttgtttgtatgttttagagattaagcccttgtcagttacatcatttgaaactctttttttcccattccattggttgtctttttttatggtttcctttgctgtgtaaaagcttgtcagttagTTAGTGGTTCTTAAAGTGTCCTCTCTGGACctgcatcatcatcatcaactaGGGCCTTATTGGAAACACCAATTCTTGGGCTTCAGCCCTAATCCTAGGGAATCATAAACTCTGGATGTGGTGCCTAGAAATCTACATTTTAATGAGCAGTTTGAGCAGTTGAATGAGCATAGCCCTAGGTTGCTTCTACTTATACCTCATCCCAAATCACAACAGGCAAGAATATTGGTAATACTGACATCAGAGGAAGCTAAGTGTTACTACTACATTCCGACTGGTGAGTGATTCATTTTCTGAGTATTCATCTAAGATTGTCCTTTCTAGTGCCACTTCCAGTATAACTCTATTACAGTCATCCCGAAAACAGAGATTGAGTAAAAAAGTAGGTTAAAATTACTTATTTGGGAAGTTATCAGGAATAATGAGTGAGGGAacaggaagaaagagacagacaagaaAGACAATATAAGGGTGTATTAGTCAGGTTGTATGCAATGGGAGATCAGATCTCCAGGGACCCCCTGAAATGCAAATAGGGTTTTTTCTTCTGAATGAAGGTTTCCTGGAACACATCCACAACTACCACCTTCCCTTGTTTGAAGATTTCCCATGGGGTCATTAAATTTCTTGCATTTCTGGGCAGCACTTGTTTATGTACCAACCAGGCTTCCATAGTGTCAGATAAGGCCTTGGGGGGCAATCAGGAAAGACATATACATGGCTGAGCTAAATCATTGTCAGGGTGTATGAGATGAATCTGAGTTCCCATAGAACTGTCCGTTGCAGCTCTGCTGAAATCAGAAGTGGTTGTGGAGTTGAGATACATTTCACCAGAGACATCTATTTTTTAGAAGGTGAGGTGTAAATATTGTATTCCACACTTGCAGCCATAGGAATCGTGGTGGACTGACTCTCAGCAAAAACTTGTCAGATACTCTTCTGAAGAGGCAGAGAAGGTGGcctaaaagaaaatcataggggAATTGATGTTtttgagaaaaagacagtctcaaTAAAAGTACAGATGAAGAGAGTTCTTGTATTTTACATTGTGAATATCAGCTAAATCAATACCTTATCCTCCCACCCAAGAACCTTTTGAGAATAGCTGATTCAGGGGGGAAATATATTGCATCCAATGATTAGTAATTAGAAAGAAACTTAGAGACATAAGAGAAATGGATGGgcatagatatatagataaaagTAGATATATGGGCAGTAcaatttaaaagaggaaaatcagggtgttcccattgaggtgcagcagagacaaatccaagTTCAAATCCaagttcatgaggatgtgggttcaatccctagcctcgctcagtgggttgggaatctggtattgccatgaactgtggtgtaggacacagatgtggcttggatctagtgtaggacacagactgtggccagcagttgcagttctgatttgacccctggcccaggaatttccaaatgccacaaatgcagccctaaaaagcaaaaaaaaaaaaaaaaaaaaaagggaaaaccagGAGTGGAGGAATAATCCTAATATACAAAGAACATAAATCAGATTTACTGAAAGTGAGTGAAATTCATAGGATGGAATAGGAGGCAGCTTGGTTTAGGTGCTAGAAAAATCTTTAAGACTCTGAGATTTTTTAACACATAAAACTTTCCTCTTCTACTGAAATACTAGACTCAGGTTCATGACCAAAGCCAGCATTTCAACTCTAATTTGTAAAAATTCTGCAGAAAGTAAAGAAACAATGGCACCAAAAAGGGAATAGAGACTCAGAGAGGATATATGGATTATCTAAAATGCAAGGCATagcaaaaaaaatctgactaaagaaaatcataaaataaaaatatcagacgTGAGAGCTCATGTGCATCTTTATGTCCTGCAAAATAATTATGCTTGGGAGTTCTTGTATCAATATCCTGTTATCTTGAGAACTACTGATAGGGAGAACTTCAAATGAATCTACTAGTGTGTGACAAATTCAAAGGTGATTCATGATGGGAAAGTAAGGATAGGATGGACAGATAAGAAACAATAGGACCAGAACATTCAGGAAATAACTTCCAGCAAGCTgttcaaaagcaaaaacatatgCCTATGATggtataaaaatacttaaataactGCATgatatattattatgttattgaAATTAAGCTGAGACTATAAATTCGCCTCTTATGTGTGACTATATAATAGATTGTAAATATCAGGTcatgttctaatttttcttagaatCTTGACTTAAGTAGTCCATTTGAcacaatgtattatttttacatgactttaaatattttcaacttgGAATTTCAAGTTCCAAGATTTGATTTTCTCTACTTTATCATTCATAGGACTAtttaaaagctataaaatatataacataattatTGATGAAACATACAAAGATGACTCAGGCATGATTCACCCCCCCataatttttttggaggggtgatAATTAAATAAGTCAATCTGCTTTGCAAATTGTCAGTTACATGATAAGATCTCAGTCAAGCATAGCTATGCTGCTGCTTCTGATTATCAGTGTCAGTCTCATTTATGCATCTCTGATTCTAATCTATTGATTATAGGTACATTTTCTTAAATCTATGCTTGTGGAAAGTCTTGGTAAATAAAGAAtagaccataaataaaatgatagaaatagtATCCAGAATTCACaatcaaaaatttaatttaattttttaacatttggtaaactggaaaatgtttttgtaaaggaatattttaaattttccacaaaTAAGGCTTGCCATAAATAAGACTTTATCAAACATATTGCTTTGGATAAAAGAAGGGGGCCCACgactttaaaattcttaaaaagataGGCAAAGGAGTCACTGAAGGGCATAGATTTGTAAAATCTATTTCAAACCCAATtacaatgattatttttattcagaGAGTCCTATTGGGAGACTCCTTCACAAAGGCATGTAGTAAATGAGAACACTTTGAAATGTAAAAAGcgctatataaaataaacatgaagagCTGTTAGATTTTCTTATACTACAGGAATAGGAAAATTGTAGGAAACAGAGAAGCAGGAAAGTGACAGAAAAGagtagagttttttttgttttaaatagtagTAGCAACAGCtcaagaatagagaaaaaagaaaaagctatagcACCATTATTCTTTAATGTGTTAAGAAATGTGTATAATACCAGTGTTTGAGTAAAAAGGGATattcctttaaaacttttttaatccactgaaaatgtgaataaaaggGAGTACATCTTACAAATTTGTCTTGTAATCTCAGGTTCTATGGGAAGAAAAGCTCATTAAATACAGATATGTCTGCTCCTCAGTataaagatggataatttatagtGGTGGACACGTGAGTACaattgctttcaattttttggcAAAAAGATAATGTACAGATATTAtattactttaaacattttttgtcaCTAATACTGTGTAAAACCCTGCCtatatattttgatgttttgcacttgaaacaattattttattagtaTCATAATTATGATCATGATCATGATAATTATAGCTACCGTACACTGAGCAATTATACGAGATCAGGaactctttggtttttgtttgttttagtattttctctGTGCTTTCACATTTTCTCCAACAAGGATAGGTAGGTTCTATGATTCCCTCCCCTCCATTTTCCAAATAGAATATCTAAAGGAAAAACTAAGGCAATATaagaagttaaaataaatttcttaagatCTTGTGACATAAAGTAGCTGGACAAGCATTCAAATTcagagagcaaaagagaaagtggaaaggaggaatgaagaagagggggagaaggagatTGAAGGATAGGTGAGATGAAAGGGAGTGGGAGAAACATGGGAAAAAGGTATTCAGATAAATtgagagacagacacagaaagaagagaacaatatgtaaagaaagagggagaaagagaacatGATTGAACTATGATGTATCTAAAAGCTATGTAATAAATGTTGTAAATGTACAGTCTTTGAGAGCAAAGATGAAATGATCTTATACTATTTAGTAAAGTCATTTTCCCTAATATGTgtgtttgatatatattttacatgttacTTATAATTCAGAGTTCTAAAAAACAACACATGAAGATgcaaaagaggaagacaaaaatagagtAAATGAGTGATGAGTATCAAAGATTAAAACAGGTCCCTAAATCTTGTATTGTTTTCCCAAAATAAGGATGCCAAATTTCACCTTTgagtaaaaaataatcaaataattcatactgtccttcttcctcttcctgtctCTGTACTGGAACCATCACAGGCCTTCGAGCAACTGGTTTTGAACCATTCCTGAAGAGGCTGTTGCTCCAGAAGCTATGCTCACAATTTGCAATGACAGCCATAGTGATTTCATCCTCCTGGGCTTTTCTGACAAGCCGTATTTGGAGAAGATACTTTTTTGGGTAATTCTGATCTTTTATTGCTTGACCACTGCAGGAAACACAGTCATAATTCTTGTCTCCTTTAAGGATCCCAGACTCCACATCCCAATGTATTACTTTCTTTCCAACCTTTCCCTGCTAGATCTTTGTTTCACCAGCAGCTGTGTTCCACAGATGTTGGTTAATTTCCGGGCTCCAGAGAGGACCATCAGTTACACTGGCTGTGCCATTCAACTTTATGTTTTCTTGTGGCTTGGGACCACTGAATGTGTGCTTCTCGTGGTTATGGCTGTGGATCGCTATGTGGCAGTGTGTCATCCACTACAATATACCACTATTATGCACCCCAAACTTTGTCTGCAGCTGGCCATTCTTGCATGGGGGACTGGCCTGATTCAGTCTCTGATCCAGTCTCCTGC encodes the following:
- the LOC125136560 gene encoding olfactory receptor 2H2-like — encoded protein: MLTICNDSHSDFILLGFSDKPYLEKILFWVILIFYCLTTAGNTVIILVSFKDPRLHIPMYYFLSNLSLLDLCFTSSCVPQMLVNFRAPERTISYTGCAIQLYVFLWLGTTECVLLVVMAVDRYVAVCHPLQYTTIMHPKLCLQLAILAWGTGLIQSLIQSPATLQLPFCSHQRVDDIVCEVPALIQVSSADTNSIEIQIFIASIVLLVVPLVIILSSYGAITKAVLRVKSTEGQKKAFGTCTSHLLVVSLFYGTVTAVYLQPKSHYAHEQGKFLTLFYTVVTPTLNPLIYTLRNKEVKGALIRLRKKTWDIWNN